One part of the Caproiciproducens sp. CPB-2 genome encodes these proteins:
- a CDS encoding helix-turn-helix domain-containing protein produces the protein MKIKDAIAERFRQLCTERGISYTQLARLSGVTPSTVYSMLQPERRDVSAVTVKKLCDGLDLCITDFYNCDLFRNLSPEIE, from the coding sequence ATGAAGATCAAAGACGCGATTGCGGAACGCTTCCGGCAATTATGCACAGAGCGCGGCATATCCTATACACAGCTTGCGCGGCTGTCTGGCGTCACACCCTCAACCGTATACAGTATGTTGCAACCGGAGCGCCGGGATGTGAGTGCGGTCACGGTCAAAAAGCTGTGCGACGGATTGGATTTGTGCATTACAGACTTTTACAATTGCGATTTATTCCGAAATCTTTCGCCGGAAATTGAATAG
- a CDS encoding RNA polymerase sigma factor, with translation MDKPSVTITYKTASGNKICVAVSTPVKELLEQSDRQIRSQRRQDRRHLDYVDFIGGLSDAAMNHPQADAADLVMKMESYRQLYTAIGKLSEVQRRRLLLHFVDNLTHRQIAELEGVDRGSVGRSIKHALIQLQKYLTE, from the coding sequence ATGGACAAGCCATCTGTAACGATAACATACAAAACCGCCAGTGGGAACAAGATTTGTGTTGCGGTTTCAACCCCGGTCAAAGAACTGTTGGAGCAGTCCGACCGGCAAATCCGTTCCCAAAGGCGGCAAGATAGGCGACATCTTGATTACGTGGATTTCATAGGCGGTTTGAGCGACGCGGCTATGAACCATCCACAGGCGGACGCCGCCGATCTCGTAATGAAAATGGAAAGCTATCGGCAGCTTTATACGGCTATCGGAAAACTTTCCGAGGTACAGCGTCGGAGGTTGCTTTTGCATTTTGTGGACAACCTGACGCACCGGCAGATTGCCGAATTGGAAGGTGTTGATCGCGGCAGTGTAGGCCGTTCCATCAAACATGCCTTAATCCAACTGCAAAAGTATCTCACCGAGTAA